A genomic stretch from Cellulomonas sp. KRMCY2 includes:
- a CDS encoding RidA family protein: protein MEITRLQPAGLVASPAFSHVAIVPAGATTIYVGGQNGVDATGAIVSSDVAEQSSRAIDNASIALEAAGASLADVVQWSVLITADADLGAAYGAIAPRLAGAGNPPLVVAARVAGLGVPGALIEVSAIAAVLPT from the coding sequence ATGGAGATCACCCGTCTGCAGCCTGCCGGGCTCGTCGCGAGCCCGGCGTTCAGCCATGTCGCGATCGTGCCTGCGGGCGCGACGACCATCTACGTCGGCGGCCAGAACGGCGTCGACGCCACCGGCGCGATCGTCTCGAGCGACGTCGCCGAGCAGTCGAGCCGAGCGATCGACAACGCGAGCATCGCGCTCGAAGCGGCAGGCGCATCGCTCGCTGACGTCGTGCAGTGGTCGGTGCTCATCACCGCGGACGCCGATCTCGGCGCGGCCTACGGCGCCATCGCACCACGGCTCGCGGGCGCCGGAAACCCGCCCCTCGTGGTCGCCGCACGGGTCGCGGGACTCGGCGTGCCGGGCGCCCTCATCGAGGTGAGCGCGATCGCCGCGGTGCTGCCGACCTGA
- a CDS encoding lactate utilization protein B, with amino-acid sequence MKVALGMPGRPLPPPAPAGVGNLHAAEPFPVAARRELADTQLRTNLAHATSTIRAKRAAVVAEVPDWEQLRDAASAIKTAAMADLPALLVQLDEQVTAHGGTVHWARDAAEANRIVTDLVRATGSREVVKVKSMATQEIGLNEALEAAGIEATETDLAELIVQLAGDTPSHILVPAIHRSRAQIREIFLTHMAGVDPDLTDEPRVLAMAARSYLRERFLRAEVAVSGANFAIAETGTLGVVESEGNGRMCLTLPRTLITVMGIEKVLPRTQDLEVFLQLLPRSSTGERMNPYTSLWTGVTPGDGPQDVHLVLLDNGRTAALADEVGRAALHCIRCSACLNVCPVYERVGGHAYGSVYPGPIGAILTPLLTGVAAHGDPNASLPFASTLCGACYDVCPVKIDIPSILVDLRRRQVDADRGGVPGGLEVAMRVLGVVMGSARLFGLAERVAGLGRLVARGGSIRRLPWPGSLWTESRDLPAPPAQTFRSWWARRRGAGS; translated from the coding sequence ATGAAGGTCGCCCTCGGCATGCCCGGGCGCCCCCTCCCGCCGCCCGCCCCGGCCGGCGTGGGCAACCTGCACGCCGCCGAGCCCTTCCCGGTCGCCGCGCGCCGCGAGCTCGCCGACACCCAGCTGCGCACCAACCTGGCCCACGCCACGTCGACGATCCGGGCCAAGCGCGCCGCCGTCGTCGCCGAGGTGCCCGACTGGGAACAGCTGCGCGACGCCGCCTCGGCGATCAAGACCGCGGCCATGGCCGACCTGCCCGCCCTCCTGGTCCAGCTCGACGAGCAGGTCACCGCACACGGCGGGACCGTGCACTGGGCCCGGGACGCCGCCGAGGCCAACCGGATCGTCACGGACCTGGTGCGGGCGACCGGCAGTCGCGAGGTCGTCAAGGTCAAGTCGATGGCCACCCAGGAGATCGGGCTCAACGAGGCACTCGAGGCCGCCGGCATCGAGGCCACCGAGACCGACCTGGCCGAGCTCATCGTCCAGCTCGCCGGGGACACCCCGAGCCACATCCTGGTCCCGGCGATCCACCGCAGCCGCGCCCAGATCCGCGAGATCTTCCTGACGCACATGGCGGGTGTGGACCCGGACCTCACGGACGAGCCGCGGGTGCTGGCCATGGCAGCGCGGTCCTACCTGCGCGAACGCTTCCTGCGGGCCGAGGTCGCCGTCAGCGGAGCCAACTTTGCGATCGCCGAGACGGGGACCCTGGGCGTGGTCGAGTCCGAGGGCAACGGGCGGATGTGCCTGACCCTGCCGCGCACCCTGATCACCGTGATGGGCATCGAGAAGGTGCTGCCGCGCACCCAGGATCTCGAGGTGTTCCTCCAGCTGCTGCCCCGGTCCTCGACCGGTGAACGGATGAACCCGTACACCTCGCTGTGGACCGGGGTCACGCCCGGTGACGGGCCGCAGGACGTGCACCTGGTGCTCCTGGACAACGGGCGCACCGCCGCACTGGCCGACGAGGTCGGCCGGGCCGCCCTGCACTGCATCCGCTGCTCGGCGTGCCTGAACGTCTGCCCGGTCTACGAGCGGGTCGGCGGGCACGCCTACGGCTCGGTCTACCCCGGACCGATCGGGGCGATCCTCACCCCGCTGCTGACCGGCGTCGCCGCGCACGGCGACCCGAACGCGTCACTGCCGTTCGCCTCGACGCTCTGCGGCGCGTGCTACGACGTATGCCCCGTCAAGATCGACATCCCCTCGATCCTCGTCGACCTGCGACGCCGCCAGGTCGACGCCGACCGTGGCGGCGTGCCCGGTGGCCTGGAGGTGGCGATGCGCGTCCTCGGTGTCGTCATGGGGTCCGCGCGTCTCTTCGGCCTGGCGGAGCGGGTCGCCGGTCTGGGTCGCCTCGTCGCCCGGGGCGGGTCGATCCGGCGGCTGCCCTGGCCCGGGTCCCTGTGGACCGAGAGCCGTGACCTGCCGGCACCTCCGGCGCAGACGTTCCGGTCCTGGTGGGCCCGTCGGCGGGGGGCGGGCTCATGA
- the fucO gene encoding lactaldehyde reductase, with protein sequence MAQRMIWNQTAYFGAGSIEVIPGELARRGFTKALVVSDTVLVESGVTARVTDLLDAAGFAYEVFSDVLPNPPIANVQAGVAAFEASGADVLIAVGGGSPQDTCKAVGIIVANPEFADVRSLEGGAATKNPSVPIIAVPTTAGTASETTINYVITDVERQRKFVCFDPHDIPVMAVVDSEMMSSAPRSLKVATGLDALTHAIEGYVTLGAWELSDLFHLKAIQVIAASLREAADGDPGAAERMALAQYVAGMGYSNVGLGLVHAMAHPLGAFYAAPHGVANGVLLAPVMAFNAPETGERYRDIAAAFGVADAATRPLDQVRAAAVEAVAALTLDLGNPTTLRALGATEANLPALAQAAFDDVCAGGNPRSATVAEIEALYRSVL encoded by the coding sequence GTGGCACAGCGGATGATCTGGAACCAGACGGCCTACTTCGGCGCGGGCAGCATCGAGGTCATCCCCGGCGAGCTCGCGCGACGCGGCTTCACCAAGGCGCTGGTCGTCTCGGACACGGTCCTGGTGGAGTCCGGCGTCACGGCGCGGGTCACGGACCTGCTCGACGCAGCCGGGTTCGCCTACGAGGTGTTCAGCGACGTCCTGCCCAACCCGCCGATCGCCAACGTCCAGGCGGGTGTGGCGGCGTTCGAGGCCAGCGGCGCTGACGTGCTCATCGCCGTGGGTGGCGGCTCGCCGCAGGACACCTGCAAGGCCGTGGGGATCATCGTGGCCAACCCCGAGTTCGCCGACGTGCGGTCGCTCGAGGGTGGCGCAGCGACCAAGAACCCGTCGGTCCCGATCATCGCCGTGCCGACCACGGCGGGTACCGCGTCGGAGACGACGATCAACTACGTCATCACCGACGTCGAGCGCCAGCGCAAGTTCGTCTGCTTCGACCCGCACGACATCCCGGTCATGGCCGTCGTGGACTCCGAGATGATGTCGAGCGCACCGCGCTCGCTCAAGGTGGCCACCGGTCTGGACGCGCTCACCCACGCGATCGAGGGCTACGTCACCCTGGGCGCCTGGGAGCTGTCGGACCTCTTCCATCTCAAGGCGATCCAGGTCATCGCTGCGTCGCTGCGCGAGGCGGCCGACGGCGACCCCGGTGCCGCAGAGCGGATGGCCCTGGCCCAGTACGTCGCCGGGATGGGCTACTCCAACGTCGGGCTCGGTCTGGTGCACGCGATGGCCCACCCGCTCGGAGCGTTCTACGCCGCGCCGCACGGGGTGGCCAACGGCGTGCTCCTGGCACCCGTGATGGCGTTCAACGCACCCGAGACCGGTGAGCGCTACCGCGACATCGCCGCAGCCTTCGGGGTCGCGGACGCCGCGACCCGACCGCTCGACCAGGTCCGTGCGGCCGCCGTCGAGGCGGTCGCCGCGCTGACGCTGGACCTGGGCAACCCGACCACCCTCAGGGCCCTGGGAGCGACCGAGGCCAACCTGCCCGCACTCGCCCAGGCAGCCTTCGACGACGTGTGTGCCGGCGGCAACCCCCGGTCGGCGACCGTCGCCGAGATCGAGGCGCTGTACCGCTCCGTCCTGTAG
- a CDS encoding TM1266 family iron-only hydrogenase system putative regulator, whose product MSIIVERPRAPIDGVNELLSQFGDEIIGRFGLPYAQRGVNIITLVVDTSVERVSALTGKLGKLPGVQVRSLMSRTAAPGADLAPPPDL is encoded by the coding sequence GTGTCGATCATCGTGGAGCGTCCACGTGCCCCGATCGATGGCGTCAATGAGCTGCTGTCGCAGTTCGGCGACGAGATCATCGGGCGGTTCGGGCTCCCGTACGCACAACGAGGCGTGAACATCATCACGCTCGTCGTCGACACCTCCGTTGAGCGCGTCAGCGCGCTCACGGGCAAGCTGGGCAAGCTCCCAGGCGTTCAGGTGCGGTCTCTCATGTCCAGGACCGCCGCGCCAGGAGCTGACCTTGCCCCTCCCCCTGATCTCTGA
- a CDS encoding LacI family DNA-binding transcriptional regulator, giving the protein MSPAHRRNRASITDVARLAGVAVGTVSNVLNRPEIVGAAMRERVETAIAELSFVPSGVARQLRAGTITTVGAILLDIRNPFFTEVARGIEDRLALDDHTLMLASSDDDPSREAKYLRLFEEHGVVGVLVVPVSADQALLAQMHARGIRVVLLDAPSSVEGLSSVAVDDVAGGALAAEHLLGRGHRRLTFLNGPRSIRQCADRRAGVDRAVLAAGLDPAEVVREVTLASLDASGGDRAMRALLAEGDGVPPAAVFCVNDLAAVGVQRVLRLQGGTALLSRTAVVGYDDIDIASELAVPLTSVRQPTHEMGYRAAGLLLDLSDGAPAEHVVFQPELVVRASSEATG; this is encoded by the coding sequence GTGTCCCCCGCCCACCGCCGGAACCGCGCGTCGATCACGGACGTGGCGCGTCTCGCCGGAGTGGCCGTCGGGACCGTCTCGAACGTGCTCAACCGTCCGGAGATCGTCGGCGCGGCCATGCGGGAGCGGGTGGAGACGGCGATCGCCGAGCTCTCCTTCGTCCCCAGCGGCGTGGCCCGCCAGCTCAGGGCCGGGACCATCACGACCGTCGGCGCGATCCTGCTGGACATCCGCAACCCGTTCTTCACCGAGGTCGCGCGCGGCATCGAGGACCGCCTCGCGCTCGACGACCACACCCTCATGCTCGCCAGCTCCGACGACGACCCGTCACGCGAGGCCAAGTACCTGCGCCTCTTCGAGGAGCACGGCGTCGTGGGGGTCCTGGTGGTCCCGGTCAGCGCCGATCAGGCGCTGCTCGCCCAGATGCACGCGCGCGGCATCAGGGTGGTGCTCCTGGACGCCCCGTCGTCCGTCGAGGGCCTGTCCTCGGTCGCGGTGGACGACGTCGCCGGTGGTGCCCTGGCTGCGGAGCACCTGCTCGGGCGCGGCCACCGGAGGCTCACGTTCCTCAACGGGCCGCGCTCGATCCGCCAGTGCGCCGACCGCCGGGCCGGCGTCGACCGCGCGGTGCTCGCCGCAGGCCTGGACCCGGCCGAGGTCGTGCGTGAGGTGACCCTGGCGTCCCTGGACGCCAGCGGCGGCGACCGGGCGATGCGCGCGCTCCTGGCCGAGGGTGACGGCGTCCCTCCGGCCGCGGTGTTCTGCGTCAACGACCTTGCGGCGGTCGGCGTCCAGCGCGTCCTTCGCCTGCAGGGTGGTACCGCCCTGCTCTCGCGCACGGCCGTGGTGGGCTACGACGACATCGACATCGCCAGCGAGCTCGCGGTGCCGCTGACCTCCGTGCGCCAGCCCACGCACGAGATGGGCTACCGGGCGGCGGGCCTGCTGCTCGACCTGTCCGACGGGGCGCCGGCCGAGCACGTCGTCTTCCAGCCGGAGCTCGTCGTCCGCGCCTCCAGCGAAGCCACCGGCTGA
- a CDS encoding iron chaperone: MLPGRERAIPGHLSLAPQAFTAEERAAVKERAREVRTANRRGGGTVDPEVEVLAKIAEMPGPDRAMAERVHEIVMTSAPDLTPRLWYGMPAYAMGGTVVCFFQSAEKFEARYATLGFNDSANLDDGSMWPTAFALTTLAAVDEERIGELVKRAARRP, from the coding sequence ATGCTCCCAGGCCGGGAGCGCGCGATCCCCGGACATTTGTCCCTCGCACCTCAGGCGTTCACGGCCGAGGAGCGGGCGGCCGTGAAGGAGCGCGCCCGCGAGGTCAGGACCGCGAACCGCCGCGGCGGGGGCACGGTGGACCCGGAGGTCGAGGTGCTCGCGAAGATCGCGGAGATGCCCGGACCGGACCGCGCCATGGCCGAGCGGGTCCACGAGATCGTCATGACCAGCGCGCCGGACCTGACGCCACGCCTCTGGTACGGGATGCCGGCCTACGCGATGGGCGGCACGGTCGTCTGCTTCTTCCAGAGTGCCGAGAAGTTCGAGGCGAGGTACGCGACGCTCGGCTTCAACGACTCCGCGAACCTCGACGACGGTTCGATGTGGCCGACCGCGTTCGCCCTGACGACGCTCGCCGCCGTCGACGAGGAGCGGATCGGCGAGCTCGTGAAGCGAGCGGCACGCCGGCCGTGA
- a CDS encoding bifunctional rhamnulose-1-phosphate aldolase/short-chain dehydrogenase, which produces MSPSPVHDLLSRSRTLGSDPRVTNYAGGNTSAKGVLTDPVTGTDVELLWVKGSGGDLGTLTEANLAVLRLDRLRALVGVYPGVDREDEMVAAFDYCLHGRGGAAPSIDTAMHALVEAAHVDHLHPDAGIALATAADGEALTRELYGDRVAWVPWRRPGFQLGLDIAAIARDNPQAIGAVLGGHGITAWGVTSAEVQARSLEIIRVAEERIATRTSELVTQGAHPFGALRADRAALPARERRLRAAALAPVVRGLASTDRPQVGHLTDSDVVLDFLARERLDELAALGTSCPDHFLRTKIRPLVVDLPPDAPLDDVTDRLRVLHEAYRDEYAAYYARHARPGTPPMRGADPALVLVPGVGMFSFGKDKQTARVAGEFYVNAINVMRGAEALSTYAPIDEAEKFAIEYWALEEAKLARLPAAKPLATRVALVTGGGSGIGKAIAERLAAEGACVVVADLDLDKAQLVADALGGPDRAVAVRADVSSEEQVSAMLAEACLAFGGVDLVVNNAGLSISKPLLETTERDWDLQHDVMAKGSFLVSREAARVLLAQAMGGDILYISSKNSVFAGPNNIAYSATKADQAHQVRLLAAELGPHGIRVNGINPDGVVRGSGIFAAGWGAQRAAVYGVPESELGAYYAKRTLLGREVLPEHVAAAAFALVGPDLQQTTGLHVPVDSGVAAAFLR; this is translated from the coding sequence ATGTCGCCCAGCCCCGTCCATGACCTCCTGAGCCGATCCCGGACCCTGGGATCGGACCCCCGGGTGACCAACTACGCCGGCGGCAACACCTCCGCGAAGGGCGTCCTCACGGACCCGGTGACCGGGACCGACGTGGAGCTGCTCTGGGTCAAGGGGTCCGGTGGCGACCTCGGCACGCTCACCGAGGCGAACCTCGCCGTGCTGCGCCTGGACCGGCTCCGGGCCCTGGTGGGCGTGTACCCCGGCGTCGACCGCGAGGACGAGATGGTCGCCGCGTTCGACTACTGCCTGCACGGCCGCGGCGGCGCGGCACCGAGCATCGACACCGCGATGCACGCCCTGGTCGAGGCGGCCCATGTCGACCATCTGCACCCCGACGCCGGCATCGCCCTGGCGACCGCGGCCGACGGCGAGGCGCTGACCCGTGAGCTGTACGGCGACCGTGTGGCGTGGGTGCCCTGGCGCCGGCCCGGGTTCCAGCTCGGCCTGGACATCGCTGCGATCGCCCGGGACAACCCCCAGGCGATCGGCGCCGTCCTGGGCGGTCACGGGATCACCGCGTGGGGCGTGACCTCCGCCGAGGTGCAGGCCCGGTCGCTGGAGATCATCCGCGTCGCCGAGGAGCGCATCGCGACGCGGACGTCCGAGCTGGTCACGCAGGGCGCGCACCCGTTCGGTGCCCTGCGCGCCGACCGGGCGGCCCTGCCGGCGCGCGAGCGTCGGCTGCGGGCCGCCGCGCTGGCACCGGTCGTGCGCGGCCTCGCCTCGACCGACCGGCCCCAGGTCGGGCACCTGACGGACTCCGACGTCGTGCTCGACTTCCTGGCCCGCGAGCGCCTGGACGAGCTCGCCGCCCTGGGGACGTCGTGCCCGGACCACTTCCTGCGCACGAAGATCCGTCCGCTGGTGGTGGACCTTCCGCCCGACGCTCCGCTCGACGACGTCACGGACCGCCTCCGTGTCCTGCACGAGGCCTACCGCGACGAGTACGCCGCCTACTACGCGCGCCACGCGCGCCCCGGCACCCCGCCCATGCGTGGGGCCGACCCGGCGCTCGTCCTGGTCCCGGGCGTGGGCATGTTCTCCTTCGGCAAGGACAAGCAGACGGCGCGCGTCGCGGGAGAGTTCTACGTCAACGCGATCAACGTCATGCGCGGGGCGGAGGCGCTGAGCACCTACGCCCCGATCGACGAGGCCGAGAAGTTCGCGATCGAGTACTGGGCGCTCGAGGAGGCCAAGCTGGCGCGGCTGCCCGCCGCCAAGCCGCTCGCCACGCGCGTGGCCCTGGTCACCGGCGGGGGCTCGGGCATCGGCAAGGCGATCGCCGAGCGGCTCGCCGCCGAGGGCGCCTGCGTCGTGGTCGCCGACCTGGACCTCGACAAGGCCCAGCTCGTGGCCGACGCCCTCGGCGGTCCGGACCGCGCCGTGGCGGTGCGGGCCGACGTCTCCTCCGAGGAGCAGGTGAGCGCGATGCTCGCCGAGGCGTGCCTCGCCTTCGGGGGCGTCGACCTGGTGGTCAACAACGCCGGGCTGTCGATCTCCAAGCCGCTGCTGGAGACCACCGAGCGCGACTGGGACCTGCAGCACGACGTCATGGCCAAGGGCTCGTTCCTCGTGTCCCGCGAGGCCGCTCGCGTCCTGCTCGCGCAGGCGATGGGCGGGGACATCCTCTACATCTCCTCGAAGAACTCCGTCTTCGCCGGCCCGAACAACATCGCCTACTCCGCGACGAAGGCCGACCAGGCGCACCAGGTCCGCCTGCTCGCGGCCGAGCTCGGCCCGCACGGCATCCGGGTCAACGGGATCAACCCCGACGGCGTCGTGCGCGGCTCGGGCATCTTCGCCGCGGGCTGGGGTGCGCAGCGTGCCGCCGTCTACGGCGTGCCGGAGTCCGAGCTGGGCGCCTACTACGCCAAGCGCACGCTGCTGGGACGAGAGGTCCTCCCGGAGCACGTCGCCGCGGCGGCCTTCGCACTCGTCGGGCCCGACCTGCAGCAGACCACCGGACTGCACGTGCCGGTCGACTCCGGCGTCGCAGCGGCGTTCCTGCGGTGA
- a CDS encoding sugar ABC transporter ATP-binding protein — translation MRDVRKTFGPVVALGRANLRLEAGSIHALLGENGAGKSTLVKIVAGVHRRDQGEVLLAGESVDFRSTAESKAAGVAVIYQEPTLFPDLSVTENLFMGRQPLRSMRRVDRPRMRREALELFARLGVAIDPDRQALGLSIADQQVIEIAKAISLDARVLIMDEPTAALSGVEVERLFAIARALRDEGRALVFISHRLDEVFSLCDTVTVMRDGEYVATDRIENLTPAAVVKMMVGRDVASLFPKTEGIEPGEVMLRVAGLTSAGVFNDISFEVRAGEIVGLAGLVGAGRSEVARAVFGVDRYDSGTVRMGDSLLPVGDPRAAIAAGLALIPEDRRRQGLLVDLALGRNLTLVLRQTLTRWGLLTAGAEYRTAAHWARRLQVKSGDLDSRAGTMSGGNQQKAVIAKWLSTDPRLLIIDEPTRGIDVGTKAEVHRLLDELAGRGMAVLMISSELPEVLGMSDRVLVMREGEITGRLGRTEATSERVMMAATRSAVTA, via the coding sequence ATGCGTGACGTCCGGAAGACCTTCGGTCCGGTCGTGGCCCTGGGCCGCGCCAACCTCCGGCTCGAGGCAGGCTCGATCCACGCGCTGCTCGGCGAGAACGGCGCAGGCAAGTCGACCCTCGTCAAGATCGTCGCCGGGGTGCACCGCCGCGACCAGGGCGAGGTGCTGCTCGCCGGCGAGTCCGTCGACTTCCGCAGCACCGCCGAGTCCAAGGCTGCGGGGGTCGCGGTGATCTACCAGGAGCCGACCCTCTTCCCGGACCTGTCGGTGACCGAGAACCTGTTCATGGGCCGGCAGCCGCTGCGGTCGATGCGCCGTGTCGACCGGCCCCGGATGCGCCGCGAGGCGCTCGAGCTCTTCGCGCGGCTCGGCGTGGCGATCGACCCCGACCGCCAGGCGCTGGGCCTGTCGATCGCCGACCAGCAGGTCATCGAGATCGCCAAGGCGATCTCCCTGGACGCGCGGGTGCTGATCATGGACGAGCCGACGGCGGCCCTGAGCGGGGTCGAGGTCGAGCGGCTCTTCGCGATCGCCCGGGCCCTGCGCGACGAGGGCCGGGCGCTGGTGTTCATCTCCCACCGGCTGGACGAGGTCTTCTCGTTGTGCGACACGGTGACCGTGATGCGCGACGGCGAGTACGTGGCCACCGACCGGATCGAGAACCTCACGCCGGCCGCCGTGGTCAAGATGATGGTCGGCCGGGACGTCGCGTCGCTCTTCCCGAAGACGGAGGGGATCGAGCCGGGCGAGGTCATGCTCCGCGTCGCCGGCCTCACCTCGGCGGGAGTGTTCAACGACATCTCGTTCGAGGTGCGTGCCGGTGAGATCGTCGGCCTGGCCGGGCTCGTCGGCGCGGGCCGCAGCGAGGTGGCACGCGCCGTCTTCGGCGTCGACCGCTACGACTCCGGGACGGTCCGGATGGGCGACTCGCTGCTCCCCGTCGGAGACCCACGGGCCGCCATCGCAGCCGGTCTGGCCCTGATCCCCGAGGACCGGCGCCGGCAGGGGCTGCTCGTCGACCTCGCCCTGGGCCGCAACCTGACGCTCGTGCTCCGGCAGACCCTGACCCGCTGGGGCCTGCTGACCGCGGGCGCCGAGTACCGCACCGCGGCCCACTGGGCCAGGCGGCTCCAGGTGAAGTCCGGTGACCTGGACAGTCGTGCCGGGACGATGTCCGGCGGCAACCAGCAGAAGGCGGTCATCGCCAAGTGGCTGTCGACCGATCCCCGTCTGCTGATCATCGACGAGCCGACCCGCGGGATCGACGTCGGTACCAAGGCCGAGGTGCACCGGCTCCTGGACGAGCTCGCCGGTCGGGGCATGGCGGTGCTGATGATCTCCTCCGAGCTCCCTGAGGTCCTGGGGATGAGCGACCGGGTGCTGGTCATGCGCGAGGGCGAGATCACCGGACGGCTGGGACGCACCGAGGCCACCAGTGAGCGCGTCATGATGGCTGCAACGCGGTCGGCGGTGACCGCATGA
- a CDS encoding ABC transporter permease translates to MSAPAALATDRMDRVRQLLKRRETSVVLAILVVVAIATSVNSSFAFGGDGFRNLLLTPSLLIVLAVAQAIVIVSKNIDLSVSAVLGITAYATGRMFTDWPGLPVVVVVLLAVGFGALLGVVNGALVSVARVPSLVITLGTLYIFRGVDIAWAGGTRINAADLPVAFKRIGIASVVGIPVLTIVAVVVLAVVAFVLGSMRAGRELYAIGSDDDAADLYGLRVRRRVFASFVASGTLAGLAGVLFAARYATVSSTAGTGLELQAVAAAVIGGVAIAGGSGTVLGAALGAVLLTTIDRALPTVGIPDFWQQAVVGVLIIGAIVLDRVLAQRNARRLITQTEHQHGSTVAAALGEADQ, encoded by the coding sequence ATGAGCGCGCCCGCCGCCCTCGCCACCGACCGCATGGATCGGGTCCGCCAGCTCCTCAAGCGGCGCGAGACCAGCGTCGTCCTGGCGATCCTCGTCGTGGTGGCGATCGCCACCTCCGTCAACTCGAGCTTCGCCTTCGGGGGCGACGGGTTCCGGAACCTGCTGCTGACCCCGTCCCTGCTCATCGTCCTGGCGGTCGCGCAGGCGATCGTCATCGTCAGCAAGAACATCGACCTGTCGGTCAGCGCGGTCCTGGGCATCACCGCGTACGCCACCGGACGGATGTTCACCGACTGGCCAGGGCTGCCCGTCGTCGTCGTGGTCCTGCTGGCCGTCGGCTTCGGCGCCCTCCTGGGCGTGGTCAACGGGGCGCTGGTGAGCGTCGCCCGGGTGCCGTCCCTGGTCATCACGCTCGGCACGCTGTACATCTTCCGCGGGGTCGACATCGCCTGGGCCGGTGGCACCCGGATCAACGCCGCCGACCTGCCGGTGGCCTTCAAGCGGATCGGCATCGCGAGCGTGGTGGGCATCCCGGTGCTGACGATCGTCGCGGTGGTGGTGCTCGCCGTCGTGGCCTTCGTCCTCGGGTCCATGCGGGCCGGTCGGGAGCTGTACGCGATCGGGTCCGACGACGACGCCGCCGACCTGTACGGGCTCAGGGTCCGGCGCAGGGTCTTCGCCTCGTTCGTCGCCTCGGGAACGCTGGCCGGGCTGGCGGGCGTCCTGTTCGCCGCCCGGTACGCCACCGTCAGCTCCACGGCCGGCACCGGTCTGGAGCTCCAGGCGGTGGCCGCCGCGGTGATCGGCGGTGTCGCCATCGCCGGGGGCAGCGGGACCGTGCTGGGCGCCGCGCTCGGCGCCGTCCTGCTGACCACGATCGACCGGGCGCTGCCCACCGTCGGGATACCCGACTTCTGGCAGCAAGCCGTGGTCGGTGTCCTGATCATCGGTGCGATCGTGCTCGACCGGGTCCTGGCGCAGCGCAACGCCCGCCGGCTCATCACACAGACGGAGCACCAGCACGGGTCCACCGTCGCCGCGGCGCTCGGGGAGGCAGACCAGTGA
- a CDS encoding lactate utilization protein C, translated as MSTARAEILARTRAALGAPTTGQTGPAGPVGPVTAAGELPRGYLAADDPWETGLPRPELLALLERRVVDYRATFTVASAADLPAVVARLLDGAARVVVPAGLDPTWLTRAEDAGAVVLVDDAPGLSVAELDAADAVVTASRLAIAETGTIVLDAAPDQGRRAISLLPDHHVCVVRADAVVRGLPAAIGRLATTRPMTWISGPSATSDIELSRVDGVHGPRRLDVVLLQEQ; from the coding sequence ATGAGCACCGCCCGCGCCGAGATCCTCGCCCGGACCCGTGCCGCGCTCGGCGCGCCGACGACCGGGCAGACCGGACCGGCCGGACCCGTCGGACCCGTCACAGCGGCCGGCGAGCTGCCGCGCGGCTACCTCGCAGCCGACGACCCGTGGGAGACCGGCCTGCCACGGCCCGAGCTCCTGGCACTGCTCGAGCGACGCGTCGTGGACTACCGGGCGACGTTCACGGTCGCGTCCGCGGCCGACCTCCCCGCCGTCGTCGCGCGACTCCTCGACGGCGCCGCACGCGTCGTGGTGCCGGCCGGCCTCGACCCCACCTGGCTGACCCGCGCCGAGGACGCCGGTGCCGTCGTGCTGGTCGACGACGCGCCGGGTCTGTCGGTCGCCGAGCTCGACGCCGCGGACGCGGTCGTCACCGCCAGCCGGCTCGCGATCGCCGAGACCGGGACGATCGTGCTCGACGCGGCACCCGACCAGGGCCGGCGGGCGATCTCGCTGCTCCCCGACCACCACGTGTGCGTCGTGCGGGCCGACGCCGTCGTCCGGGGCCTGCCCGCTGCGATCGGGCGGCTGGCCACGACCCGCCCGATGACCTGGATCTCGGGACCGAGCGCGACGAGCGACATCGAGCTGAGCCGGGTCGATGGCGTGCACGGTCCGCGGCGGCTCGACGTGGTGCTGCTCCAGGAGCAGTAG